One Candidatus Methylacidithermus pantelleriae genomic window carries:
- a CDS encoding tetratricopeptide repeat protein: MRSGWIGRIFFLLGAVGCASVVWAATSPQDQFLQIYFSLQEAERLERKGELSTARAQYEDALKKLQALKHRYPEWEPSIVTFRYRYCQEKLRKLEERLAQGAQGNSPADNTGAGGGAASEPTPLTEEILTLRARVRHLEEELRDANARAAAAAAGQSSELPRLQAEVSQLHKELEETRGKLASSVAEASRLRRELEEQKAKASGDSRVVQELSNKVQQLEKDLAEARSKLASSQADAAQLRQELAAVKGGKPAPAGDSVLAHELKSRISDLEKELAETKGQLANALADASRLRGQLDATQKELAALQSGAEDRLAKLLEENRTLKAQLADAETKIKSLQSDHSGEVVLALKQELQRVHEQAELLERQNRQFQADTESLRSQLEMAQKRLLDSERQLVNAPNAESLRKENEILRSIINRQLQEQARREATKRLALEELARLKVQSQALEQHIEILASPLVQLSPEEVKLLREPRATSLSYEAPLPPKEAVGDAEEGKEGKVPGTPPVADSGSGSAASETSSSSGVAENTQSSQGSGGSAADLPQAGKRAAEEASALFAQGKYDQAEAIYRQLVHDYPNSLFAWSNLGVVLYQMRRYGEAEKALQEAIRLNPDDAFSYSVLGIVYYQMGRYDDAIATLTQAIVLDPNDAKTRNYLGIACTKKGWQEAAEKELRRAVELDPNYADAQFNLAVVYATEKPPARELARRHYQAALQLGLPKDPQLEKFLE, translated from the coding sequence ATGCGATCAGGTTGGATCGGGCGCATCTTCTTTCTCTTGGGTGCTGTGGGGTGCGCAAGCGTGGTTTGGGCAGCCACCTCACCGCAGGACCAATTCCTTCAAATCTACTTTTCCCTCCAGGAGGCAGAGCGACTGGAACGCAAGGGAGAACTTTCGACGGCTCGTGCCCAGTACGAGGACGCGTTAAAAAAGCTCCAAGCCCTTAAGCACCGGTACCCGGAGTGGGAGCCCAGCATCGTAACCTTCCGATACCGGTATTGCCAGGAAAAGTTGCGGAAGCTGGAAGAGCGACTTGCTCAGGGAGCCCAAGGGAATTCGCCCGCCGACAACACGGGGGCAGGGGGCGGAGCAGCCTCTGAGCCTACCCCTCTTACCGAGGAAATTCTGACTCTCCGGGCTCGGGTACGCCATTTGGAGGAGGAGCTCCGCGACGCCAATGCCCGGGCGGCGGCAGCAGCGGCTGGTCAGAGCAGCGAACTTCCCCGGCTTCAAGCCGAGGTGAGCCAGCTGCATAAGGAACTGGAAGAAACTCGGGGTAAACTTGCAAGTTCGGTGGCAGAGGCCTCCCGATTGCGTCGGGAACTGGAGGAGCAAAAAGCGAAAGCATCGGGTGATTCACGGGTCGTGCAAGAGCTCTCGAACAAGGTACAGCAACTGGAAAAGGACCTCGCCGAAGCCCGGTCGAAGCTAGCATCCAGCCAAGCCGATGCAGCCCAGCTCCGGCAAGAACTTGCCGCCGTCAAAGGGGGTAAGCCAGCCCCTGCCGGGGATTCCGTCCTTGCGCACGAGCTAAAATCCCGGATTAGTGATCTAGAAAAAGAGCTAGCTGAAACGAAAGGACAGCTAGCCAATGCTCTGGCCGACGCCTCGCGGCTGCGGGGGCAACTTGACGCTACTCAGAAGGAACTGGCGGCTCTCCAGTCAGGTGCAGAAGACCGACTTGCCAAGCTTTTGGAGGAAAACCGCACGCTTAAGGCGCAACTGGCCGATGCAGAAACCAAAATCAAATCCCTTCAATCAGATCATTCGGGAGAGGTCGTTCTCGCCCTCAAACAGGAACTCCAGCGTGTGCATGAGCAAGCAGAACTTCTCGAGCGCCAGAACCGGCAGTTCCAGGCCGACACCGAGTCTCTTCGGAGCCAGCTAGAAATGGCTCAGAAACGGCTCTTAGACTCCGAGCGGCAGCTGGTCAATGCGCCCAATGCTGAATCGCTTCGGAAGGAGAACGAGATTTTACGTAGTATTATCAACCGGCAGCTCCAGGAACAAGCCCGGCGCGAAGCAACCAAACGGCTCGCCCTGGAGGAGTTGGCTCGTCTTAAGGTGCAGTCCCAGGCCTTAGAACAACATATTGAAATTCTCGCCTCTCCGCTTGTCCAGCTCAGTCCCGAAGAAGTCAAACTCCTCCGAGAACCTCGAGCAACAAGCCTATCCTACGAAGCCCCCCTGCCTCCGAAAGAGGCCGTGGGAGACGCGGAGGAGGGAAAAGAAGGAAAGGTTCCGGGGACGCCTCCGGTCGCAGATTCCGGCTCCGGATCCGCCGCTTCAGAAACCTCTTCGTCGTCCGGTGTTGCGGAAAATACCCAGTCTAGCCAGGGGAGCGGAGGCTCAGCCGCAGATCTTCCCCAGGCCGGGAAACGGGCTGCCGAGGAAGCAAGTGCTCTTTTTGCTCAAGGAAAATATGATCAGGCGGAAGCCATCTACCGGCAGCTCGTCCACGACTATCCAAATAGTCTTTTTGCTTGGTCAAACTTAGGCGTGGTCCTCTATCAAATGCGACGCTACGGGGAGGCAGAAAAGGCGCTTCAAGAAGCCATCCGGCTCAATCCGGATGACGCGTTTTCCTATTCGGTATTGGGAATCGTCTATTACCAGATGGGTCGGTACGATGATGCCATTGCCACGCTTACCCAGGCAATTGTGCTGGATCCCAACGACGCTAAGACGAGGAACTACCTTGGTATTGCGTGCACCAAGAAAGGGTGGCAAGAAGCAGCGGAAAAAGAGTTACGACGAGCTGTGGAGCTTGACCCCAATTATGCCGATGCCCAGTTCAATCTGGCCGTCGTATATGCAACCGAAAAGCCTCCGGCCAGGGAACTGGCTCGACGTCACTACCAAGCCGCTCTGCAATTAGGATTGCCCAAAGACCCGCAGCTAGAGAAGTTTCTTGAGTAG
- the ychF gene encoding redox-regulated ATPase YchF — protein sequence MKLTAGMIGLPNAGKSTLFNALVQTHKAATAPYPFCTIQPNVGTIFVPDQRIIRLAQIIGSETVHPPALEVVDLAGLVQGASRGEGLGNQFLGRIREVDALLHVVRAFPNPDVPHPMGEVDPLRDVQVVETELVLADLELVDRRLERLRKGTPPGGSKDPRLRWEYELLGRVRAHLNRGLPARQLEGSDEQKDFLLGIGLLTMKPQVYCCNVEEKDLPAGSPLTKPLEAFARGRGEGCVILCAKLEEELVMLEAREAREYLEALGLEARGIHQLLQELYRTLGLKTFYTANEKEARAWPFLPGTTAWQAAGRIHSDFQRGFIACECISWKELDSCGSLSRARELGKIRLEGRDYLVADGDILYIRFHV from the coding sequence ATGAAATTGACGGCCGGAATGATTGGCTTACCCAACGCCGGAAAAAGCACTCTTTTTAATGCGCTTGTCCAAACCCACAAAGCCGCGACCGCACCCTATCCTTTTTGCACGATCCAACCCAATGTCGGAACGATTTTTGTCCCCGACCAGCGGATTATTCGCCTGGCACAAATCATAGGTTCGGAGACCGTGCATCCCCCGGCCCTGGAAGTTGTCGATCTTGCCGGGTTGGTTCAAGGCGCAAGCCGCGGGGAGGGGTTAGGAAACCAATTCCTTGGGCGGATACGGGAAGTCGACGCCCTGCTGCACGTGGTCCGGGCTTTCCCCAATCCGGACGTACCCCACCCAATGGGAGAGGTGGACCCGCTGCGGGACGTCCAGGTTGTGGAAACTGAGCTTGTCCTTGCCGATCTTGAGCTTGTGGATCGTCGTTTGGAACGCCTGCGCAAAGGAACTCCTCCTGGGGGGAGCAAGGACCCAAGACTCCGTTGGGAATACGAGCTTCTAGGCCGCGTGCGGGCTCACCTTAACCGGGGTCTGCCTGCCCGGCAGTTGGAAGGTTCGGACGAGCAAAAGGACTTTCTTTTGGGTATCGGGCTCCTCACGATGAAACCGCAGGTCTACTGCTGTAACGTGGAAGAAAAAGACCTGCCAGCCGGCTCCCCACTAACGAAACCCTTGGAGGCTTTTGCGCGTGGCCGAGGCGAAGGGTGCGTTATTCTGTGCGCAAAACTGGAAGAAGAACTGGTTATGCTGGAGGCGCGCGAGGCACGGGAATATCTGGAAGCTCTCGGCTTAGAGGCTCGTGGCATCCATCAACTTCTCCAGGAGCTTTACCGCACGCTAGGCCTTAAGACTTTTTATACAGCGAATGAAAAGGAAGCCCGTGCCTGGCCTTTTCTCCCTGGAACCACCGCCTGGCAAGCAGCCGGCAGGATCCATTCGGACTTCCAGCGCGGGTTTATCGCCTGCGAGTGTATCTCGTGGAAGGAGTTAGATTCATGCGGATCGCTTTCCCGTGCCCGGGAGCTGGGCAAAATCCGGCTTGAAGGTCGGGATTATCTGGTTGCGGACGGAGACATCCTCTACATCCGTTTCCACGTCTAA
- a CDS encoding TolC family protein — MKRGFWALASFLTSFWAIWGVGSLVELTFGADGTAEPPRLELRPLQEPSKPPSLPKASSKPEESPPPATELLTTLDMEKLTEAGEQGVPTYTLKDCLNLALEQNPDIRVAQKRLEAAAGGVIVARAGFLPNLTNYNFYEKRDTSFANSGFFEHGQAGFAVRPEAWQVSIRLNQTLFSSGAVENQYWIARLQEDRSFLEYRAVVDRVLAEVRRAFYEVLLNRAKVAVHREAVHLLEALVDYENHRYASGLSTEFNVMRARVNLANERPALIGAENDLKNSVIRLCQLLNIRYDVTSPRPPFSVVGKLSYPTMDFSLEDCLAKAEAARPELAAAKKEVEIERRQLIVDRSSVLPQVGAFVGYDVVDQYLKSTPQNPFIGPGSISGYIAGVNVTWQLFDGLVAYGQMKSTRARMQAAEINVEKVRQAIFSEVRQALNDLQKAKLAVDSQRENVEAASKAFALAESNYKAGVATQLDLLQARWDLTQAQLGELTARYQYLAALAQLQRAISGQYQILLDRTPLPPALREERKTGQPLFHRATASPPPDGGDGANTTSLFHASGLLRP; from the coding sequence ATGAAAAGAGGCTTTTGGGCTTTGGCTTCCTTTCTTACTTCCTTTTGGGCCATTTGGGGAGTTGGGTCCTTGGTTGAGCTAACCTTTGGTGCTGACGGGACCGCGGAACCTCCCCGACTGGAGTTGCGTCCCCTGCAAGAGCCGAGCAAGCCTCCTTCTCTTCCCAAAGCTTCCTCGAAACCCGAGGAAAGTCCACCGCCAGCGACAGAACTTTTGACTACTCTTGACATGGAAAAGCTAACGGAGGCAGGCGAGCAGGGGGTTCCTACGTACACCTTAAAGGATTGTCTTAACCTGGCGCTGGAGCAAAACCCTGACATCCGGGTGGCGCAAAAACGGCTGGAAGCTGCTGCGGGAGGAGTGATCGTGGCCCGGGCTGGCTTTCTTCCCAATTTGACCAACTACAATTTTTACGAGAAGCGCGATACAAGCTTTGCTAACTCGGGCTTTTTTGAGCACGGGCAAGCCGGTTTTGCCGTCCGTCCAGAAGCTTGGCAGGTCTCCATCCGGCTCAACCAGACGCTTTTTTCCTCCGGGGCCGTGGAAAACCAGTACTGGATCGCCCGGCTCCAGGAGGATCGGAGTTTTCTCGAATACCGTGCTGTAGTGGACCGGGTGCTTGCCGAGGTTCGAAGGGCCTTCTATGAAGTTTTGCTCAATCGGGCCAAAGTCGCCGTCCACCGGGAGGCGGTTCACCTGCTCGAAGCCCTGGTCGATTATGAGAATCATCGCTATGCGTCCGGGCTTTCGACGGAATTCAATGTCATGCGAGCGCGCGTTAACCTTGCCAATGAACGCCCTGCTCTCATCGGGGCGGAAAATGACTTGAAAAACTCCGTCATCCGCCTCTGCCAGCTGCTCAATATCCGTTACGATGTTACGTCGCCCCGGCCTCCTTTTTCGGTCGTGGGAAAGCTTTCGTACCCGACCATGGATTTTTCGCTGGAAGACTGCCTGGCCAAGGCGGAGGCAGCGCGTCCGGAGCTGGCGGCAGCCAAGAAGGAAGTGGAGATTGAGCGGCGACAGCTCATCGTGGATCGCAGTTCGGTGCTCCCGCAAGTGGGAGCCTTTGTGGGGTACGATGTCGTGGACCAATACCTAAAATCCACTCCCCAGAACCCCTTTATCGGGCCGGGAAGTATTAGCGGCTACATCGCCGGGGTGAACGTTACCTGGCAGCTTTTTGATGGGCTTGTTGCCTACGGGCAGATGAAATCCACCCGGGCGCGCATGCAGGCGGCCGAAATCAACGTTGAAAAGGTACGCCAGGCCATCTTTTCCGAGGTGCGGCAGGCTCTCAATGACCTCCAGAAAGCCAAGCTGGCCGTGGATAGCCAGCGGGAAAATGTCGAGGCAGCTAGCAAGGCGTTTGCGTTGGCCGAAAGCAACTACAAAGCCGGGGTGGCCACGCAATTGGACTTGTTGCAGGCCCGCTGGGATCTGACGCAAGCCCAGCTGGGGGAATTAACCGCACGCTACCAGTATCTGGCCGCCCTGGCGCAGTTACAGCGGGCGATCTCGGGGCAGTATCAGATCCTTTTGGATCGCACTCCCCTGCCTCCTGCTCTTCGAGAAGAAAGGAAAACTGGACAACCCTTGTTCCACAGGGCTACCGCGAGCCCTCCTCCGGATGGAGGGGACGGGGCGAACACCACCAGTCTTTTTCATGCCAGTGGCCTATTGCGACCATGA